The Marinilongibacter aquaticus genome has a window encoding:
- a CDS encoding penicillin-binding transpeptidase domain-containing protein: MKIFLLLIGLFALFACTHASEEKGNQKVKLDSFQHLLDSAKVKGAVLVYDKHADRFYSNNFAWADSGFLPASTFKIANSINALENGIVENDSTMLPWDGQPRYMKSWEADMTFAEAYKKSCLPCYQEIARKTGEQNMRQLLERIEYPGMVFDSTNFDRFWVQGDSKISQFQQVDFLKRLVEKQLPIQEHSYQVLNRIMQIELDEGVPYTLWGKTGWAQTEEANIGWFVGYAQKDGRIYYLATNVQPGEGFNMDDFFAVRMGLSLQALNEILKD, from the coding sequence ATGAAAATATTTTTGCTCTTGATAGGCTTGTTTGCTCTTTTCGCCTGTACTCATGCTTCGGAAGAAAAAGGGAATCAAAAAGTAAAATTGGATTCTTTTCAGCATTTGCTCGACTCGGCAAAGGTGAAGGGGGCGGTCTTGGTCTACGACAAACATGCCGATCGCTTTTATTCGAATAATTTTGCTTGGGCCGATTCTGGATTTTTACCTGCTTCTACTTTCAAAATTGCCAATTCAATCAATGCTTTGGAAAACGGGATTGTGGAAAACGACAGCACCATGCTGCCTTGGGATGGCCAACCTCGCTATATGAAAAGTTGGGAAGCCGATATGACTTTTGCAGAAGCTTATAAAAAATCCTGCCTGCCTTGTTATCAAGAAATTGCCCGGAAAACGGGTGAGCAAAACATGCGTCAATTGTTGGAGAGAATAGAATATCCCGGCATGGTTTTCGACAGCACCAATTTCGATCGCTTTTGGGTACAAGGCGATTCGAAGATTTCCCAATTTCAACAAGTCGACTTCCTGAAACGCCTCGTGGAAAAACAATTGCCCATACAGGAGCACAGCTATCAAGTGCTGAACCGCATTATGCAGATTGAGTTGGACGAGGGCGTTCCGTATACCCTTTGGGGTAAAACGGGTTGGGCACAAACGGAAGAGGCCAATATCGGTTGGTTTGTGGGTTATGCCCAAAAGGATGGCCGTATCTATTACCTCGCCACAAACGTGCAGCCGGGCGAGGGTTTCAATATGGACGACTTTTTTGCCGTTCGTATGGGGCTAAGCCTTCAGGCTTTGAATGAAATTCTGAAAGATTAA
- a CDS encoding diacylglycerol kinase family protein, giving the protein MKQFLVGRLKSIKYALRGAFLLIRTEDAIITQSFVALILTILGFYFGISRSEWMLQLLAFGLVLSIESLNTAVEKLCDFINPEYHDRIGFIKDISAGAVTFAALFAFAIICIIYWPYLAQAVA; this is encoded by the coding sequence ATGAAACAATTTCTAGTAGGCCGATTAAAAAGCATAAAATACGCTCTTCGTGGAGCTTTTCTGCTTATCCGCACCGAAGACGCCATAATTACTCAGTCTTTTGTTGCCCTGATTTTAACAATATTGGGTTTTTATTTCGGCATATCGCGTAGCGAATGGATGCTACAGCTTCTCGCTTTTGGCCTTGTGCTGAGCATAGAAAGCTTGAACACGGCCGTTGAAAAACTCTGCGATTTCATCAATCCCGAATACCACGACCGCATCGGTTTCATCAAAGACATCTCGGCCGGTGCTGTCACTTTTGCAGCTTTGTTTGCCTTTGCCATAATCTGCATTATTTATTGGCCCTATCTTGCTCAGGCCGTAGCTTGA
- the arsS gene encoding arsenosugar biosynthesis radical SAM (seleno)protein ArsS (Some members of this family are selenoproteins.), with the protein MANPVKSLKAQKHELGETEFQLKVLNDTEKLGFEMPKFKSKLQAIDLYPLKPTGLEILQINVGKMCNQVCAHCHVDAGPDRKEIMTKETMELCLDALKNHTFHTVDLTGGAPEMNPNFRWFVEQIRAIDSEIKIIVRCNLTIILANPRFHDLPDFFKTHKVEVVSSLPAYTEARTDAQRGNGVFRDSIKALQMLNAVGYGQVGSGLELNLVYNPSGAFLPSGQAGLELNFKRKLKADFGIEFNQLFAITNIPISRYLDYLIVSDNYGAYMEKLLNAYNPGAAEHVMCRNTLSIGWDGFVFDCDFNQMLDLKVACGAKHLRDFDREELENRSIIVNQHCFGCTAGAGSSCGGEVAQATA; encoded by the coding sequence ATGGCGAATCCCGTAAAATCACTAAAGGCTCAAAAACACGAATTGGGCGAAACCGAATTTCAGTTGAAAGTATTGAACGATACCGAAAAACTGGGTTTCGAAATGCCGAAATTCAAAAGCAAATTGCAGGCAATCGATTTGTATCCGCTCAAACCAACTGGCCTCGAAATTCTGCAAATTAATGTGGGCAAAATGTGCAATCAAGTGTGTGCCCACTGTCATGTAGATGCCGGGCCAGACAGGAAAGAAATCATGACCAAGGAAACGATGGAATTGTGTTTGGATGCCTTGAAAAATCACACTTTTCATACGGTCGATCTTACGGGCGGTGCTCCCGAAATGAATCCCAATTTCCGTTGGTTTGTGGAGCAGATTCGGGCGATTGATTCCGAAATAAAAATTATTGTGCGGTGTAATCTAACCATTATTTTGGCCAATCCGCGATTTCACGATTTGCCCGATTTTTTCAAGACACACAAGGTGGAGGTGGTCAGCTCATTGCCGGCATATACCGAAGCCCGCACCGACGCCCAAAGAGGAAACGGCGTATTTCGCGATTCCATAAAGGCTTTGCAAATGCTCAATGCCGTGGGCTATGGGCAAGTGGGCTCGGGTTTGGAGCTGAATCTAGTCTACAATCCTTCTGGGGCTTTTTTGCCCAGCGGTCAGGCGGGTTTAGAGCTCAATTTCAAACGCAAACTGAAAGCAGATTTCGGGATTGAATTCAATCAACTTTTTGCGATCACCAACATTCCGATCAGTCGATATTTGGATTATTTGATTGTAAGCGACAACTACGGAGCCTACATGGAAAAATTGCTGAACGCCTACAATCCAGGAGCCGCCGAGCATGTCATGTGCCGAAATACGCTGTCTATCGGTTGGGATGGCTTTGTATTCGATTGCGATTTCAATCAAATGCTCGACCTGAAAGTGGCTTGTGGAGCCAAGCACCTTCGCGATTTCGATAGGGAAGAATTGGAAAACCGCTCAATTATTGTCAATCAACATTGTTTTGGTTGTACTGCCGGAGCGGGCAGCAGTTGCGGTGGCGAAGTGGCTCAAGCTACGGCCTGA
- a CDS encoding arsenosugar biosynthesis-associated peroxidase-like protein: protein MKTYYNPEDLKKFGNIGEFGQELADKFFSYYNEVFKAGALTEREKSLIALAVAHAVQCPYCIDAYTSDTLEKGCAEDELMEAVHVASAIRGGASLVHGVQMMNKTKELLM from the coding sequence ATGAAAACGTACTACAATCCTGAAGATTTAAAGAAATTTGGCAATATCGGAGAATTCGGGCAAGAATTGGCCGACAAGTTTTTTTCGTATTACAACGAGGTGTTCAAAGCCGGGGCCCTTACCGAAAGAGAGAAAAGTTTGATCGCTCTTGCCGTGGCTCATGCGGTGCAATGCCCCTACTGCATTGATGCGTATACCTCGGATACTTTGGAAAAAGGTTGTGCTGAAGACGAATTAATGGAGGCCGTACATGTGGCATCAGCGATCCGTGGAGGGGCTTCTCTCGTACATGGAGTACAGATGATGAATAAAACGAAAGAATTATTGATGTAA
- a CDS encoding glycosyltransferase: MKISVIIPTFNEAGTITRCLTRLFDAIGNELVDVLIVDSPESEDNIESVLCAFPVKYVVADKAGRNHQMNEGALYTKSSILYFVHADTLVHPHFVKDILAAIDQGVDMGCYRYKFDAYPYFLMYINSFFTRFPMIWCRGGDQTLFVRREAFESLQGFSAEHVIMEDYDILLRSKGSFRFKIIPKDVVVSARKYKHNSYWKVLKANYIVMNNWMSKKKSPQELRTLYKELLNKSK; the protein is encoded by the coding sequence ATGAAAATCAGTGTAATTATACCTACATTCAACGAAGCAGGTACCATTACGCGTTGTTTGACACGCCTTTTTGATGCCATTGGCAATGAGCTGGTGGATGTGCTTATCGTGGATTCGCCCGAATCGGAAGACAATATCGAATCTGTGCTTTGTGCATTTCCAGTCAAGTATGTTGTGGCCGATAAAGCGGGCCGAAACCATCAAATGAACGAAGGGGCTTTGTATACCAAAAGCAGCATTTTGTATTTTGTGCATGCGGATACTTTGGTCCATCCTCATTTTGTTAAGGATATTCTCGCCGCCATCGATCAAGGGGTGGATATGGGTTGCTATCGGTATAAATTCGATGCTTACCCGTATTTTTTGATGTACATCAATTCTTTTTTTACGCGTTTCCCCATGATTTGGTGCCGCGGGGGTGATCAGACGCTGTTTGTCCGTCGTGAGGCGTTTGAGTCGTTGCAGGGTTTTTCGGCAGAGCATGTGATTATGGAAGACTACGACATTCTATTAAGAAGTAAGGGTAGTTTTCGTTTTAAGATCATTCCGAAAGATGTTGTTGTTTCTGCCCGGAAATATAAGCACAACTCTTATTGGAAAGTACTGAAAGCCAATTATATAGTGATGAATAACTGGATGTCGAAAAAGAAAAGTCCGCAAGAATTGCGAACGCTTTACAAAGAACTTTTAAACAAGTCGAAATGA